The Apium graveolens cultivar Ventura chromosome 3, ASM990537v1, whole genome shotgun sequence sequence ATTTGAAATATATGTAACATATGAGTTTCTAAATTTAAATTCACAGAAGTGTAAGGTATGCATAAGTATGCATGTTTTGGTTTAATTCATTCTTGGTTTTACTAGACTAACTGTTTGGTGGATATTTTGCAGCATCCCAGTTGTGGATTGACTAGATGTAAGACGTGATCAACGTGATCAAGAGCTACAACTACACTTTCTGCTCTTGCTTTGGGAAATTCACAACTTGGGCAATTATGATTGGGAAAGACCTACAATTTTTTTTCTTGTATTGCATCTAATAATTTTGTGAAATTTACTGCTAAGAGTGGGGAGTTTGTGTGAAGTTTGTGTTAGGTTAACAGCTACAGCTAAGAGTGTTATCTATAGTAATAATATCAATTAAATTAACAGTGATGCCACCTTATGTGGGCATGTGTGTATGTACGACGATTTATGATCTGAATTCAGTTTCTCTAAATCTCTGTATAATCCAATATTGTCACTGGATATTAGGATGATAACTCAAGGCTCAAGTCATAAAAAAGAAGTTAATTCATTATTACACATTGATACATTATTTAAAAATTGAGATTGCATTCACACAAAATCAAAGGAAATACATCACTATATCCCATTCCAAGTATGGTATTGATATTGTGAGAAAAGAGATGCTATTTCCCAGACTGCACCTGTTTCTTTTTTAAAGAAAAAATTTATACATTATGAACAGATAGATTAAGTGAAAGGAAGAATCTGACCATAAATCCAAATGTATGTTTCAGAAGAAAGTCCCTCATGAATAGCAGAGAGATTAGTTCAGTCGTCCCATGCTTGGGAAGCTGCAGTTTTacacaatataaatgaattagtccAGTTGAGATGTCCGTGAAACGTGAGAGTGGACAAAAGGATTGTATAATTTAACAAGAATTGTAAAAAAAATCACCAGCAGCAGCAAGAGTCCACTTCTTGTCATCACCAAGTGCCCAGAAAAAATAACCTCCAAGACCCTGGTTCTTGGCAAACTTCACCTTGTTTACAACCGATTCCACATTATCATACCCAATCCAATCTATCCCAGAGTAAGAGTATGTCGAAACTGTTGCCTCATCATACACCACAGTCGCGTTGTTTCCCAAATTAAAATCAACTATTTGATCATATGTCATTTCTGGAAGAGGCCCAGCTCCAACAGCAGGAGAACCAATCTTATGGTCACTAGCATTCAGCAATTTCCAAGTTCTTCCATACACAGGAAGTCCCATCACTACTTTCTCCGGTGGTACACCTCTATTTAGCCAAGAAGATATGCCATAACTTGTACTAAGATTACTAAATTTGTCATATAACAGTGCCGGGGAACCAGTTTTTGAGGGCTCCCAAGATCCATGAAGATCATAAGTCATCGGACTtacaaaatcaacatatcttttGATCACGTGACCTGGATAACTCAGTGGAGGGTCTGTCAAAAACAAATCAGAAGAATAATAAACTGCAGCAGACAAAAGAATTGGCGGCTTGCCAGAGTAACGCGCCTCCCTGTCAATAGCAAGGCGCCATGCAGTGAAAAATGTGGCGAGGTTTGACATGTCTTGTATATTGTTTGGAAATTCCCAATCAAGATCAAGGCCATCAAAGCCATACTTTCGAGCCACAACAATGGTTGAGTTTATAAATGCAGTGCGGTTTTTGTGGCTGCTTAGCGTGTTAGAAAAGATGGCGCCTGTATTTGCCCCTCCAATCGACAAAATAGCTTTAGCTGGAGGGCTTTTAGCATGAAGGGTGGCAGTGAAGTTCCCCATCCATTTGTCATCAGGCTGTGTGATGTTAAGTATACAAGTTTCGGAGTCCACCTCAACAAAGGCGTAAAACAGGTGAGTGAAGTAGGAAGTAGGTATAGTTGCTGGAGAAACGGTTTCAGCCACCCATGAGGGCCAATATGCACCTTTGACACCGCTATATGCCAGTACTGTCGGGGCGCTCGGGCCAACAGTGGCGAGAAAAATTAACACAAATCTTTCTACAGACATAATTGTTGTGCTTCCTTTTTAGTTTGTTTCACTGCCAAAATCCTGTTCTGCtttcattatttttaaatatgtaCTGTTCTGCTTTCATTTATTTGTAAGTATTGATGTGTCAACCGCATAATGCTTGCTTGCTTTGATCACATCGAGGGCTACTCTGTTTGGATTTACTGACGGCATAGAGTAGAATAATTAAACGTGGGTGATACGAGATCAGATAATTATAAGTTCCCCTCCTTCCAGGTTCGTTTTCTCTCGGCCAGCTTTTCACTAATCAAGAACATACTTTTCTGTCGAATTCGATGAATACATGTTTTTGAGCTAAACAATTCATTTCTGCCTCAAATGTCTTTCTCGGACAAATATTTTGTCTGGCCATCCCCCAGAAATGCTTGTTGGATGTAGTGGCATGAATAAAATATAATCTTTTGAAAGTTGCAACCTTTATATTCAAAGTACAAAATATAATCTTTTATGGACTTCAAAATTTTGCTGCTGGATAAGAGATACTTCACTTCATGCCAAGTATCTCAACATTGATCACAATAACAAGTTATGCAAAATTAAAATAGAGACTACCTTGTCAAATATAATTTGTACAACTTGGACGGATAAGAGCTACGATTTTGCTTGTAGCCACTccatatatttttcaaaaattgaaGCCCAAGCCTGGCTAGGATCATAATTTTGAAGGTCCGGAAAGCTCATCTGTTTAAGATTACAATATAAATGAACAAGCTCTAGTTATCCTATCACTAATCAGAAGATAGAAACATGTGCATCGAATTTCTTACAACACATTGCTCTACAGCTAAAAATAGAAGAAAGGACCTTGgtcaagtttttaacttgaaggCAGGCACCAGCATTTAGCTGTCAAGTTTCTAACTAAATCATAAATCAGAAGACCTCATTGCAAAACAGGCTAAATTTAATCCACTCATTCGATCTTGTGTAAACAGTTCCAACTTCTGGAGTTGATATACCTATAACTATTTTTGTGTGGGGCGAAATTATTCAGAATGTCAGTATGGATAAATTAATCTATGGTAACACCGGTTATAACAAGAGCAGACCTGctaaaaatgtaatatttcagaGTATGTAAACAACCACGAACTAGTCTTCATCATTTTATTAACCACACACAAAAAAAAAAACAACGTATATTGTTGTTGTAGAGTGTATAATATGCAATCAATCAGGGAATATGCAAAATCAACGTGCAAACTCAATAAAACAATAAACTCACAGACAATCATTTTTCTTAACACTATAGAGTTCATGTCAAAATTAACAGAATCCCTCTCAGTGTTGGCTTCTATTACTTCTGTACTCAGTTTGTATGGTTCTGGGAAATCATAATGTGGTGTTTATCCGAGGAAAGGTGATGCAGTTTAGTGGTTCAAAATCTCTTCTTGAGGCTGAGACTATTGGTGTTGAGGAAGCTCTATCTTGTATCTATACATTACAGGTGAGGTGCGTAATAATGTGATGCTCGAAAGTCGAAACTGACTGCCTACTCCCTGTTGCAGCTACTAAAAAGTCTACTTATAATCTTCTAAAGGTAAGACATGTTATTGATAAATTGTAAACAAATGCTTCATGGAAGAGCTGATCTGCATGTTTCTCATTTCAAGAGGCAAGCAAATAAGGTAGACTAGACCATATATTAGCTAAAGTTTCTTGTCTGCTTAATACCCACAATGTACTTATGTTACATAACAAAAAGAAGACAATCCATTATTAGTAATCCAAATCAtaaaaaataaaatcataagTAATCCATAAATTTTGGGGGGTGACAATAAATAGGAATCTGTAATAGGCAACCCGATTTCCGCGTAAGTGTAGGGTGAAATAGAAGATATTAAAGATGAATGATATTAAATAAATGAGAAGGCAGGCTTCCATTTCAACTTTCTGTACAAAAGCTTATGTTGATTTGGAGGCCTGTATAAACAGAAGAGAAAGAGGAGGGGGACGATAAACAAAGACTTAGGCTGTTTAAGGAGGGAGATGAGATAGAGATTCTGATTATACATTCTGTTGGTTGTCTCTTTATATTATCTCAATCTTTCTCCCTTGATCAGTCTTTCTGATTCTATTTAAAGTTGTGCATGTCCTCTTTTTTCTTGTAAAAAAATGGCCTCCAACATTTCCATGGAAGATATTAAAAATGAAAAAGTTGATCTTGTAAGAATTTATACATttcctccctccctccctctccctccctctctcgctctgactctctctctctccctctctctctctctctctccctccctccctccctctctctctccccctctctccctctctctccccctctcttcATGTACACACACACATGCATAAAGGTTTTAACTAATGATGACAATGTTTTTTGCAGGAAAAAATCCCCCTTGAGGAAGTATTTCAGACACTAAAATGCACAAAGGATGGACTTTCAAGTGATGAAGGATTAAAAAGACTTCAAACCTTTGGCCCTAACAAACTTGAAGAGAAAAAGGCATGCATAGTTCTGTCTCTTTCAGTTATTAATTTGTTATTTATCAAGAGACAAAGCAGGGTGTTTTACTGAAGCTTTTTACCAACTAATTTATGAAAACCATGCATGCAACAGGAAAGCAAGGTCTTAAAGTTCTTGGGTTTTATGTGGAATCCTCTGTCATGGGTCATGGAGGCTGCTGCTATTATGGCAATAGTTTTGGCCAATGGAGGGGTAAAAAATTCCAATTTTTTCATTAACagctttgtgttttattttgttttttctaATCTATATTTTATAACTAAAAATATTTGAATAATGCAGGGCAAAGCACCGGATTGGCAAGACTTTCTTGGGATCGTTGTGTTGCTCATTATCAACTCAACTGTTAGTTTTATAGAGGAAAACAATGCAGGGAATGCTGCTGCTGCTCTCATGGCAGGTTTAGCTCCTAAAACAAAGGTATTGTTGATATATTATTAATACATTTTTAGATTTATGTTGTGTGTCTGAAATTAAGGAACGCATTGAAACTTAATAAACTATATATTTGTTATAGGTTTTGAGAGATGGGAAATGGAGTGAGCAGGAGGCATCAATTTTGGTTCCAGGAGATATAGTCAGTGTTAAGTTAGGTGATATCATCCCAGCCGATGCTCGTCTTTTGGACGGTGATCCTTTAAAGATTGATCAGTCAGCTCTAACCGGTGAGTCCCTTCCTGTAACCAAGAATCCTGGTGACTCAGTTTTCTCCGGTTCCACATGCAAGCAAGGTGAAATTGAGGCCGTCATAATTGCAACTGGCATCCACACCTTCTTCGGGAAAGCTGCCCATCTTGTTGATAGCACCAATTCAGTTGGTCACTTCCAACAGGTACTTTGTAAAAATATGAGCAGTAATGTTTTTCTTGATCAATAAGGATGCATGCTTTAACAAAGAAAGACTATGGTTATTGATGGATCAGGTGCTGACTGCCATTGGTAATTTCTGTATATGTTCCATTGCTGTGGGGATTTTCATTGAAGTAATAGTGATGTATCCAATCCAGCACAGAACTTACAGACAAGGGATTGACAATTTGTTAGTGCTTTTGATTGGAGGAATCCCAATTGCAATGCCGACAGTTTTGTCAGTGACAATGGCCATTGGTTCTCACCGGCTTTCAGAGCAGGGTGCTATTACCAAGAGAATGACTGCAattgaggagatggctggaatgGATATCCTTTGTAGTGACAAGACTGGAACTCTCACCCTAAATAAGCTTACTGTTGACAAGAAATTAATCGAGATTTTTGCAAGGGACATGGATAATGATACCCTTGTCCTATATGCTGCTAGGGCTTCCAGAGTTGAAAATCAGGATGCAATAGATGCTTCCATAGTTAATATGTTGAGTGACCCCAAAGAGGTATTTTCGTTTTTTAATATGCATTGCTTTGGATTTTTTGTAATAGTAGAAATCAACTGAATTGCATTGCTTCGGACTTGATATAGGCTAGAGCTGGTATAAAAGAGGTGCACTTCTTGCCATTTAATCCAGTTGATAAGCGGACTGCAATCACCTACATTGATAGCTCTAACAATTGGCATAGGAGCAGCAAGGGCGCTCCTGAGCAAGTATGTCCCTTCACTACTGAATAATAGTTTGATGTTTCCTACATGACTTGTGCTAGCAAAATACTATATATTTTAATGTTACTTGCCCCATCTGTCCATGACGTACCAGATAATTGAACTCTGTGAGCTTAAGGGAGAAACATTGAAGAAGGCTCATGATATCATTGACAACTTTGCAAACAGGGGTCTTCGCTCTTTGGGTGTTGCACGTCAGGTGATCTAGTAGTCAGTAGTTACCACACAATGTAATTTGTTAGACTATTAAATATTTTTGCCTGGTGACATGGATTTGATGAACTCACTATGATATCTACAGACCATACCAGAGAAAAACAAGGAAAGTGCAGGATCGCCATGGGAGTTTGTGGGATTATTGCCTCTATTTGACCCTCCAAGACATGACAGTGCTGAGACAATCCGTAGAGCTCTTGAACTTGGTGTCAGTGTCAAGATGATTACTGGTGACCAGCTTGCCATTGGCAAAGAGACTGGCCGCCGACTTGGTATGGGCACTAATATGTACCCCTCCTCTTCTCTTCTCGGTCAAAGCAAGGACGAGTCCATTTCTTCCATACCCGTCGAGGATCTCATTGAGAAGGCTGATGGATTCGCAGGAGTCTTTCCTGGTAACTTAGATGAAATTTATGCATCAAGTATATAGTCACTATACACTATTACGGTCAAAATTTAAGACAAATTTGGGATTTTGTAGAGCACAAATatgaaattgtgaagaagctgcAAGAGAGGAACCACATATGCGGTATGACTGGAGATGGTGTGAATGATGCACCAGCACTCAAAAGAGCGGACATAGGTATTGCAGTGGCAGATGCAACTGATGCAGCCAGGAGTGCTTCTGACATTGTTCTTACTGAGCCCGGCCTGAGTGTGATTGTTAGTGCTGTTTTGACTAGCAGGGCCATTTTCCAAAGGATGAAGAACTATACCATATATGCTGTTTCTATCACAATCCGTATAGTGCTAGGATTCATGCTCCTTGCTCTCATCTGGAAGTTTGACTTCTCCCCCTTTATGGTACTTATCATTGCTGTGTTGAATGATGGGACAATAATGACCATCGCAAAGGACAGGGTGAAGCCATCTCCTATGCCCGACTCGTGGAAGCTTCAGGAGATCTTCGCCACTGGTGTTTGCCTTGGCACCTACCTTGCTCTTATATCTGTTTTGTTCTATTATCTGGCTGCTAAAACTGACTTCTTCCCTGTAAGTTTTCCTTTGCTAAAAAAACTAATAGTGTTGTTGTAAACCAAAGCCTACTTCCATGTTAAGATATTATAACGTTGCAGGATACTTTTGGAGTTAGGTCAATCCAGAATAACAAAGATGAGATCACTGCAGCCGTATACCTTCAAATCAGCATTGTGAGCCAAGCACTAATCTTTGTGACAAGATCCCGTGGATGGTCATTCGCAGAACGCCCGTGTTTCATGCTTGTTTTTGCTTTCCTTGTAGCCCAGTTTGTAGCTACCATCATTGCAGTATACGCAGAATGGAGTTTTGCCGATATCCATGGGATTGGGTGGGAATGGGCTGGAGCTATCTGGATCTTTAGCATCATCTTTTACATCCCTCTTGATATAGTAAAATTCATCACACGCTACATGATTAATGGCCATGCCTGGGACACTATAGAGAACAAGGTACATAACAATGTCAAGTAATATCGTATAGTAAAAACTCTAAATTACGTACAAACGTATGTTGAAGCTAAATGAAGAATTTTCATGCAGAATTCTCACAAAACTAAGAACCTGTCAAAGGAGGAAAGAGAAGCACAATGGACTCAAGCTACACGCACTCTGCATGGCTTACAATCAGATAACAACTCAACAGTCTAAGACTGTAGTGCATGCAACATAGGGTTCTGTTAAAATTTTGCAGGTATAATTTATAAGATGACCAAGAAAGTGCAACTTCATTAACCAGTACAAGCTTGCAATCTGACTTGTACTCAATTACCTCCTCAAGTATTTCAGGCTCATGGGAACTTCATACTCTCAAGGGGGGCCATGTCGAAAATAGTGTTGAAAGTAAAATGATAGGGAATGAGGTGGCCCGTTAacaagatttttcaaattatGAGAAGAATGGAAGACAACAGTGAACAACGGACATTATGCACAATTTAGCTGCTGCTACTTCTTCTAACTTGAACcctttttttttacttttttttacATAGTAAAATGGTAGTAGGTATGTTGACTGAGTCTGTAATTGGCTGTTAAACCTTTATTTTTGTTGATAGCTGGAACGGAATGTAAAAAATTTATAACAAAAGACCTTAAAAACAACTGTTAAATTGCTGCTATATATACACCCCCCTATCACAGCAGATTAGCAGTAGGCACAATTTCTTTTCATGGGCCACCAAATTTAAACCTATGATTTTACTTGATATTCTTTATTCTTCAATTTTAAACAATCATCATCTTCAAGTACATTTTTAAATTATGCTGTAAGCAATGCCAAAATAATATTGATTAATTTGGTAGGTTACGGCCTCGTTTGGTTCACTGTATAATCCGATGAAGTACCTCTCCCTCAAACGAATGACAAAGAAAGACATAGACAAAAGAAGCCCTATCTTCATCGGAAAATATTGAGCGTCCCAAAGACTTCTAACTATGTCCTAACTCGCCAGTACATAATTCTTACGTACATACACGACACTCTACTACCCCATATAACTCCACAAGGAATAATATGATCTGCATTCTCTAGGTCTAGAAACACCATGTAGAGATCTTAATAACGTACACTATATCCCTCCATAAGATGCTCCATACCTCAATCGTCAATCTCTTTAATTAGTTTTAAAGAGAACCGTGTTAGTTCTGAGAAACTACCCGCTTATCTACCCACCTTACATTGACAGTCTTAAAAACATGTTACCAACCTCTTCCAAATATTGCTCATGCCTTCATATCCTTCACTTTCTCCTTGCTCATGAGAAATAGCATTTACTTTGAACTAACGAGATGGAAATTAGTTTTTAACTTGTATGCATAAGACCAACCTATAATGCATTCACCACCAAAACTACAAATGGACATAAGGTTTATTCCATTAGGGGGGATTCGGAAAGTTATGAAGATTAACAGAAGAATGTCAGACTGATATTTTTTTCTGTTTTGTAAACCAAGACGAGCACAATAAAAAGA is a genomic window containing:
- the LOC141712487 gene encoding ATPase 8, plasma membrane-type-like, translating into MASNISMEDIKNEKVDLEKIPLEEVFQTLKCTKDGLSSDEGLKRLQTFGPNKLEEKKESKVLKFLGFMWNPLSWVMEAAAIMAIVLANGGGKAPDWQDFLGIVVLLIINSTVSFIEENNAGNAAAALMAGLAPKTKVLRDGKWSEQEASILVPGDIVSVKLGDIIPADARLLDGDPLKIDQSALTGESLPVTKNPGDSVFSGSTCKQGEIEAVIIATGIHTFFGKAAHLVDSTNSVGHFQQVLTAIGNFCICSIAVGIFIEVIVMYPIQHRTYRQGIDNLLVLLIGGIPIAMPTVLSVTMAIGSHRLSEQGAITKRMTAIEEMAGMDILCSDKTGTLTLNKLTVDKKLIEIFARDMDNDTLVLYAARASRVENQDAIDASIVNMLSDPKEARAGIKEVHFLPFNPVDKRTAITYIDSSNNWHRSSKGAPEQIIELCELKGETLKKAHDIIDNFANRGLRSLGVARQTIPEKNKESAGSPWEFVGLLPLFDPPRHDSAETIRRALELGVSVKMITGDQLAIGKETGRRLGMGTNMYPSSSLLGQSKDESISSIPVEDLIEKADGFAGVFPEHKYEIVKKLQERNHICGMTGDGVNDAPALKRADIGIAVADATDAARSASDIVLTEPGLSVIVSAVLTSRAIFQRMKNYTIYAVSITIRIVLGFMLLALIWKFDFSPFMVLIIAVLNDGTIMTIAKDRVKPSPMPDSWKLQEIFATGVCLGTYLALISVLFYYLAAKTDFFPDTFGVRSIQNNKDEITAAVYLQISIVSQALIFVTRSRGWSFAERPCFMLVFAFLVAQFVATIIAVYAEWSFADIHGIGWEWAGAIWIFSIIFYIPLDIVKFITRYMINGHAWDTIENKNSHKTKNLSKEEREAQWTQATRTLHGLQSDNNSTV
- the LOC141714380 gene encoding class V chitinase CHIT5-like, whose protein sequence is MSVERFVLIFLATVGPSAPTVLAYSGVKGAYWPSWVAETVSPATIPTSYFTHLFYAFVEVDSETCILNITQPDDKWMGNFTATLHAKSPPAKAILSIGGANTGAIFSNTLSSHKNRTAFINSTIVVARKYGFDGLDLDWEFPNNIQDMSNLATFFTAWRLAIDREARYSGKPPILLSAAVYYSSDLFLTDPPLSYPGHVIKRYVDFVSPMTYDLHGSWEPSKTGSPALLYDKFSNLSTSYGISSWLNRGVPPEKVVMGLPVYGRTWKLLNASDHKIGSPAVGAGPLPEMTYDQIVDFNLGNNATVVYDEATVSTYSYSGIDWIGYDNVESVVNKVKFAKNQGLGGYFFWALGDDKKWTLAAAGDFFYNSC